Proteins from one Vicinamibacterales bacterium genomic window:
- a CDS encoding DUF4159 domain-containing protein, translated as MRRLVRPFLIAVLVAASALTAAAQRRWNMSPIDVPIDAAPNYDGRYVFARLSFTTGPGGYYYGGLPAWAHGYLPIREGSRAENNIVRILNAVTDMNPHVDGTRVVNIGDPALFQYPVVYATEPGFMELSDKDVIAMRQYLLKGGFIIFDDFRGPYDWENFTESMQRVLPGEHLREIPLTHPIFHSFFDIQTLQFHQAYDRGTPMFFGLSDHDNPNKPLQIIANYNNDVSQYWEWSDTGFAPIDLSNEAYKLGVNYIIYSMTH; from the coding sequence ATGCGCCGCCTCGTCCGACCGTTTCTGATCGCCGTGCTGGTGGCGGCGTCCGCGCTGACCGCGGCGGCACAGCGCCGCTGGAACATGTCGCCGATCGACGTGCCCATCGATGCGGCCCCCAACTACGACGGGCGCTACGTCTTCGCCCGGCTCAGCTTCACCACCGGCCCCGGCGGCTACTACTACGGCGGCCTGCCGGCGTGGGCGCACGGCTACCTGCCGATTCGCGAAGGCTCCAGAGCCGAGAACAACATCGTCAGAATTCTGAACGCGGTCACCGACATGAACCCGCACGTCGACGGCACGCGGGTGGTGAACATCGGCGATCCGGCGCTGTTCCAGTACCCCGTGGTCTACGCGACCGAACCGGGGTTCATGGAGCTCTCCGACAAGGACGTCATCGCGATGCGCCAGTACCTGCTGAAGGGCGGGTTCATCATCTTCGACGATTTCCGTGGGCCATACGACTGGGAGAACTTCACCGAGTCGATGCAGCGCGTGCTGCCGGGCGAGCACCTGCGCGAGATTCCGCTCACGCATCCGATCTTTCACTCGTTCTTCGACATCCAGACGCTGCAGTTCCACCAGGCCTACGACCGCGGCACGCCGATGTTCTTCGGCCTGTCCGACCACGACAATCCGAACAAGCCGCTCCAGATCATCGCCAACTACAACAACGACGTCTCGCAGTACTGGGAGTGGTCGGATACGGGGTTCGCGCCGATTGATCTCTCCAACGAGGCGTACAAGCTCGGGGTCAACTACATCATCTACTCGATGACCCATTGA
- the amrS gene encoding AmmeMemoRadiSam system radical SAM enzyme yields MATLTEVLAERTTEAASELVEPIARDRIRCYACGHACPIPEGASGVCKVRFVEGGRLRVPWGYVGGVQCDPIEKKPFFHAHPGALAYSFGMLGCDLHCSYCQNWVTSQALRDPNATAPPSDASPAALVADARRLGARVVVSTYNEPLITAEWAVEIFRHARTAGLMTGFVSNGNGTDRVLSYIRPYIDLYKVDLKSFDDRHYRQLGGRLDPILFTIRRLHEMGVWVELVTLLIRGFNDSDDELRRLTAFVASVSPLLPWHVTAFHKDYRMSDPENTTPEMLMRAAAFAQDAGLKYVYAGNLPGHVGDLENTRCHQCSALLVERYGYLVRSYRITSSGACPDCGTAIPGRWGAAFEGQIASSPFLPGRRLRVL; encoded by the coding sequence ATGGCCACGCTTACCGAAGTGCTGGCCGAGCGGACCACGGAAGCGGCGTCCGAGCTGGTCGAGCCGATCGCGAGAGATCGAATCCGCTGCTACGCCTGCGGGCACGCGTGCCCGATTCCCGAGGGTGCGTCCGGCGTCTGCAAGGTGCGATTCGTCGAGGGCGGACGGCTGCGCGTACCCTGGGGCTACGTCGGCGGCGTGCAGTGCGATCCGATCGAGAAGAAGCCGTTCTTCCACGCCCACCCGGGGGCGCTCGCGTATTCGTTCGGGATGCTCGGCTGCGACCTTCACTGCTCGTACTGCCAGAACTGGGTCACGTCGCAGGCCCTCCGCGATCCGAACGCGACTGCGCCGCCGTCCGACGCGTCGCCCGCCGCGCTCGTCGCCGACGCCCGCCGCCTCGGCGCGCGGGTGGTCGTCTCGACCTACAACGAGCCGCTCATCACCGCGGAGTGGGCCGTCGAGATTTTCCGGCACGCGCGCACTGCCGGACTGATGACGGGCTTCGTCTCCAACGGCAACGGCACCGATCGGGTGCTGAGCTACATCAGGCCGTACATCGATCTCTATAAGGTCGATCTCAAGAGCTTCGACGATCGGCACTACCGGCAGCTCGGCGGCCGGCTTGATCCGATCCTGTTCACGATCCGTCGGCTGCACGAGATGGGTGTATGGGTGGAGCTCGTCACGCTGCTGATTCGAGGCTTCAACGACAGCGACGACGAACTGAGGCGGCTGACGGCGTTCGTCGCGTCGGTGTCGCCGCTGCTGCCCTGGCACGTGACCGCGTTTCACAAGGACTACCGGATGAGCGATCCCGAGAATACGACGCCCGAGATGCTGATGCGGGCGGCGGCGTTTGCGCAGGATGCCGGTTTGAAATACGTCTATGCCGGCAACCTGCCAGGCCACGTCGGAGATCTCGAGAACACGCGCTGCCATCAGTGCTCGGCGCTGCTCGTCGAGCGCTATGGATACCTGGTTCGCTCCTACCGGATCACGTCGTCTGGCGCGTGTCCCGATTGCGGCACGGCGATTCCCGGCCGCTGGGGGGCCGCCTTCGAAGGGCAGATCGCCTCGTCACCGTTCCTGCCGGGGCGGCGCCTGCGAGTGCTTTAG
- a CDS encoding proline iminopeptidase-family hydrolase yields the protein MRLFVVGAVCVLVAGCARAQAPGAGQAGTTAQPNAYFDNAGRPDVLAGGVRMIPITTPAGSFKVWTKRVGSNPRIKVLLLHGGPGVTHEYLEAFDSYFPGAGIEYYYYDQLGSYYSDQPDKPELWELPRFVEEVEQVRQALGLTKDNFYLFGQSWGGLLAAEYALKYQQNLKGLVISNMMMSIPQYNEYAQKVLMPAMDQTALAEIKELEAAGKYEDPRYMELLIPNFYTQHLLRMPPDQWPDPVTRAFKHENPKIYVPMQGPSEMGASGKLANWDRTKDIHNIAVPTLVIGAKYDTMDPAHMEWVAKQLPKGRFLFCPNGSHLAEYDDQQTYFRGLISFILDVDAGKA from the coding sequence ATGAGACTTTTTGTCGTCGGTGCGGTGTGTGTGCTGGTTGCGGGCTGCGCGAGGGCGCAGGCGCCTGGAGCAGGGCAGGCTGGCACGACGGCACAGCCGAACGCCTACTTCGACAACGCCGGCCGTCCCGACGTGCTGGCCGGCGGGGTGCGGATGATTCCGATCACGACGCCCGCCGGCAGTTTCAAGGTGTGGACCAAGCGGGTCGGCAGCAATCCGCGCATCAAGGTGCTGCTCCTGCACGGCGGTCCCGGCGTCACACACGAGTATCTCGAGGCGTTCGACAGCTATTTCCCCGGCGCCGGCATCGAGTACTACTACTACGATCAGCTCGGTTCGTACTATAGCGACCAGCCGGACAAACCGGAACTGTGGGAGCTGCCGCGCTTCGTCGAGGAAGTGGAGCAGGTCCGCCAGGCGCTGGGCCTGACGAAGGACAACTTCTATCTCTTCGGCCAGTCGTGGGGCGGCCTGCTCGCCGCCGAGTACGCGCTCAAGTATCAGCAGAACCTGAAGGGGCTGGTCATCTCCAACATGATGATGAGCATCCCGCAGTACAACGAGTACGCGCAGAAGGTGCTGATGCCGGCGATGGATCAGACCGCGCTGGCCGAGATCAAGGAGCTCGAGGCGGCGGGGAAGTACGAGGATCCGCGCTACATGGAGCTGCTCATCCCGAATTTCTACACCCAGCACCTGCTCCGGATGCCGCCCGATCAGTGGCCTGATCCGGTCACGCGTGCGTTCAAGCACGAGAACCCGAAGATCTACGTGCCGATGCAGGGGCCGAGCGAGATGGGCGCCAGCGGCAAGCTCGCCAACTGGGATCGCACCAAGGACATCCACAACATCGCGGTGCCGACGCTCGTCATCGGCGCCAAGTACGACACGATGGACCCGGCCCACATGGAGTGGGTGGCCAAGCAGCTGCCCAAGGGACGCTTTCTGTTCTGTCCCAACGGCAGCCACCTCGCCGAGTACGACGACCAGCAGACCTACTTCCGCGGCCTGATTTCCTTCATCCTCGACGTGGATGCGGGAAAGGCGTAG